The Acidobacteriota bacterium genome includes a region encoding these proteins:
- a CDS encoding DUF2892 domain-containing protein, whose protein sequence is MDKNVGTADRVARVIVGLVLLALVFVIEGPWRWIGLIGIVPLATAALGTCPLYTLLGIRTCQADKS, encoded by the coding sequence ATGGACAAGAACGTCGGAACCGCCGACCGTGTCGCCCGCGTGATCGTGGGGCTCGTGCTGCTCGCCCTCGTCTTCGTCATCGAGGGGCCATGGCGGTGGATCGGGCTGATCGGGATCGTGCCGCTGGCCACCGCGGCGCTGGGCACCTGTCCCCTGTACACGTTGCTCGGGATCCGCACCTGCCAGGCCGACAAGAGCTGA